A single Campylobacter hyointestinalis subsp. hyointestinalis DNA region contains:
- a CDS encoding prephenate dehydrogenase, whose protein sequence is MKVGIIGLGLIGGSLGLALRDMKIISSVSGYDLNKQNEEDALKLGLIDKIISFEEMKRTCDMIFLAIPVEAIIKVLGDLKDIPKNTTIVDLGSTKSKILEECPKEIRENFVAAHPMAGTENSGPKAAFKSLLNGAVVVVCDDKNAHEKHIKRAVEILSHAGMKIIFMDAKSHDHHVGIISHLPHAISYSLVNATLKEEDKRNILLLAGGSFSGMARIAKSSPEMWVDIFKQNKNNLVSAIDSFKNELQICQDLIKGEKWDELKEWMNTARKLRDIL, encoded by the coding sequence ATGAAAGTTGGAATAATCGGACTCGGACTTATAGGCGGATCTCTTGGTCTAGCCCTTAGGGATATGAAGATCATCTCTAGTGTCAGCGGTTATGATCTAAATAAGCAAAATGAAGAGGACGCTCTAAAGCTCGGTTTGATTGATAAGATCATCAGTTTTGAAGAGATGAAACGTACTTGCGATATGATATTTTTAGCTATTCCTGTTGAAGCCATCATAAAGGTTTTGGGTGATCTAAAAGATATACCCAAAAATACTACGATAGTAGATCTTGGCTCTACGAAATCTAAAATATTAGAAGAATGTCCAAAAGAAATAAGAGAAAATTTCGTAGCAGCTCACCCTATGGCAGGAACTGAAAACTCCGGTCCTAAAGCAGCGTTTAAATCTCTTTTAAACGGCGCTGTTGTAGTAGTATGCGATGATAAAAATGCGCACGAAAAGCATATAAAAAGAGCGGTTGAGATACTAAGTCACGCCGGTATGAAGATCATTTTTATGGACGCAAAAAGCCACGATCATCATGTAGGTATCATCTCGCATTTACCTCACGCTATTAGCTATAGTTTGGTAAATGCTACGCTAAAAGAAGAAGATAAAAGAAATATTTTGTTGCTAGCTGGTGGTAGTTTTAGCGGAATGGCTCGTATCGCAAAGTCAAGTCCTGAAATGTGGGTGGATATATTTAAGCAAAATAAAAATAATCTTGTCAGCGCGATTGATTCGTTTAAAAATGAGCTTCAAATTTGTCAAGATTTGATAAAAGGCGAAAAATGGGACGAATTAAAAGAGTGGATGAACACTGCTAGAAAACTTAGAGATATTTTGTAG